The following proteins are encoded in a genomic region of Anaerobaca lacustris:
- a CDS encoding cupin domain-containing protein, producing the protein MTERTKQTTLLDACVGRAQSLAALAGYADDSIVSKTILDKASGTITLFAFDQGQKLSEHTSPYDAVVQVVDGRAHLVIGGQAKDVVAGELIVMPAHVPHSVTAVERFKMLLIMIR; encoded by the coding sequence ATGACCGAACGAACGAAACAAACGACGCTGCTGGACGCCTGCGTGGGCCGGGCCCAATCGCTGGCGGCCTTGGCGGGATATGCCGACGACTCGATCGTCAGCAAGACGATTCTGGACAAGGCCAGTGGAACGATCACCCTGTTCGCCTTCGACCAGGGCCAGAAGCTCAGCGAGCACACCTCGCCCTACGACGCCGTCGTCCAGGTGGTGGACGGCCGGGCGCATCTGGTGATCGGCGGACAGGCGAAGGACGTTGTCGCCGGCGAGCTGATCGTCATGCCCGCCCACGTGCCGCACTCGGTGACGGCCGTCGAACGGTTCAAGATGCTGCTGATTATGATTCGTTAG
- a CDS encoding RrF2 family transcriptional regulator: protein MDILRRNTDYALRLAVNLAGRYGDGSVSTRALSDEEDVSYQLACKLMQKLHKEGLVESDMGPKGGFRLARRPEDVPILDVIAAIQGPLRLNRCLLGDGACERQDGCPIRARIGRLQEQMDEYLGAVTLAELARNRPTQRKILQRRGRNK from the coding sequence ATGGACATACTGAGGCGCAATACCGATTACGCACTGCGTCTGGCGGTGAACCTGGCCGGGCGATATGGGGATGGATCGGTGTCCACCCGGGCGTTGTCAGACGAAGAGGACGTGTCGTACCAACTGGCGTGTAAACTGATGCAAAAGCTTCACAAGGAAGGACTTGTGGAAAGCGACATGGGGCCGAAGGGGGGCTTTCGTCTGGCCCGGCGGCCAGAGGATGTACCGATCCTCGATGTGATTGCGGCAATCCAGGGCCCGTTGCGGCTGAATCGCTGCCTCCTGGGCGACGGTGCCTGCGAAAGACAGGACGGCTGCCCCATTCGGGCCCGGATCGGCCGGCTCCAGGAGCAGATGGACGAATATCTCGGCGCGGTGACGCTGGCCGAACTGGCCCGGAATCGACCGACGCAACGCAAGATCTTACAACGCCGTGGGAGAAACAAATGA
- a CDS encoding cupin domain-containing protein, which yields MKTIEAKTAPATPNPHNVRVSKLYETEHAQVMHITLNPGESLKKHVTPVDVFFYVLEGRGVVEIGDERREVGPDTLIDSPAKIPHAWSNESDGLFRVLVVKAPRPAQTTRLL from the coding sequence ATGAAGACGATCGAGGCCAAGACCGCCCCGGCAACACCGAACCCGCATAACGTCCGGGTGAGCAAGCTGTACGAGACCGAGCACGCCCAGGTGATGCATATCACGCTGAACCCGGGCGAATCGCTCAAGAAGCACGTTACGCCAGTGGACGTGTTCTTCTATGTGCTCGAGGGCCGGGGCGTGGTTGAGATCGGCGACGAGCGGCGCGAGGTCGGACCGGATACGCTGATCGACAGTCCGGCGAAGATCCCGCACGCCTGGTCCAACGAGAGCGACGGCCTCTTCCGCGTGCTGGTCGTCAAGGCCCCGCGGCCGGCGCAAACCACGAGGTTGCTGTGA
- a CDS encoding tetratricopeptide repeat protein, protein MSRSLLARIASWMYPKSHEAYEFWDQISSLRDEGRFVEAYSVFCRAIQKYPQVLDSGDICVMLAELELSANMNHQEALRLLDRATKQGYTAEARYYRVHGMAIWQGGQYEAAITDIERAVSLDADSVNLIPFAERLSFVDDSRASDIWLRILEKEPDNCMAHAYLARESIKAGDTSAALRWAEKAAQLNPSGSDLYEIGHIYHGLSRFRDAIQFYARAKESGYENRAAVLASMAACHISLGEPAQAKADLEEASLYDSDDDYVKFVWQEYQRSYWGGEGGERTAT, encoded by the coding sequence ATGTCGAGATCTCTTCTGGCCAGAATAGCCTCATGGATGTATCCGAAGTCTCATGAAGCGTATGAGTTCTGGGATCAGATTTCCAGTCTTCGCGATGAGGGTCGTTTTGTTGAGGCGTACAGCGTGTTTTGCAGGGCAATTCAGAAGTATCCGCAAGTTCTGGACAGCGGCGATATTTGCGTAATGCTGGCAGAGCTGGAGTTGTCGGCAAACATGAATCATCAGGAAGCGTTGAGACTCTTGGACAGAGCGACCAAGCAAGGGTATACGGCAGAGGCGAGGTATTACCGTGTGCATGGCATGGCTATCTGGCAGGGCGGACAATACGAAGCGGCGATAACGGATATCGAGAGAGCTGTTTCATTGGATGCCGATTCCGTGAACCTGATTCCGTTCGCAGAGCGTCTCTCTTTTGTGGATGACAGCCGCGCGAGCGACATATGGCTTCGTATCCTGGAAAAGGAACCAGACAATTGCATGGCCCATGCCTATCTCGCACGTGAATCCATAAAGGCCGGAGATACTAGTGCGGCCTTGCGTTGGGCTGAAAAAGCCGCGCAACTGAACCCGTCAGGGTCAGATCTGTACGAAATCGGACACATATACCATGGGCTATCGAGGTTCCGCGACGCTATCCAATTCTACGCGCGGGCCAAAGAATCAGGGTATGAAAATAGAGCTGCTGTGCTCGCAAGTATGGCTGCATGCCACATCTCTTTGGGAGAACCGGCACAAGCCAAGGCTGATCTGGAAGAAGCCTCCCTTTACGACTCTGATGACGACTATGTGAAATTCGTATGGCAGGAATACCAGCGGAGTTATTGGGGGGGCGAGGGGGGCGAGAGGACAGCCACCTAG
- the hcp gene encoding hydroxylamine reductase, translated as MFCYQCEQTTKGTGCTTMGACGKDPETAALQDLLIYATKDIARYAYRAHQMGARDRAIDVFVVKALFSTVTNVNFDLRWFGAFLQEAAIIKTKAQSLYEQAARKAGKTAETFSCPVRWWENTDDLQGLLAKAQDVSISKWIDKLGGTPAGLQELIVYGLKGAAAYVDHAEILGKEDAKLYADFHEMLDYLTTGPADVNDLLAKALKTGEINLRAMELLDAANTGAYGHPEPTQVRITPVKGKCILVSGHDLRDLDELLKQTEGKGINVYTHGEMLPCNAYPGLKKYKHLAGNYGGAWQNQRTEFDEFPGPIVMTTNCIMKPKDSYKDRVFTLGLVGWPGVKHIDDRNFAPVIASALAQPGFAADAPAKYITVGFGHNAVMNAAGKVIDLVKAGKIRHFYLIGGCDGAKPGRNYYTEFAEEVPDDCVILTLACGKYRFNKLEFGDIDGIPRLLDVGQCNDAYSAVQIAVALAGAFNCGVNDLPLSLILSWFEQKAVAILLTLLHLGVKDIRLGPSLPAFVTPDVLNVLVEKFDIKPIGDVKDDIAATLAT; from the coding sequence ATGTTTTGTTATCAGTGCGAGCAGACGACCAAGGGAACAGGGTGTACGACGATGGGGGCGTGCGGCAAGGACCCGGAGACGGCAGCGCTTCAGGATCTGCTGATCTACGCGACCAAGGACATCGCCCGCTATGCGTATCGGGCCCACCAGATGGGCGCGCGGGACCGGGCCATCGACGTGTTCGTGGTCAAGGCGCTGTTCAGCACGGTGACGAACGTGAACTTCGACCTTCGCTGGTTCGGCGCGTTCCTTCAGGAGGCGGCGATCATCAAGACCAAGGCGCAGTCGCTCTACGAGCAGGCCGCACGGAAAGCCGGCAAGACGGCCGAGACCTTCTCCTGTCCGGTCCGCTGGTGGGAGAACACCGACGACCTTCAGGGCCTGCTCGCCAAGGCCCAGGACGTCTCGATCAGCAAGTGGATCGACAAGCTCGGCGGCACGCCGGCCGGCCTGCAGGAACTGATCGTCTACGGCCTCAAGGGCGCCGCCGCCTACGTCGATCACGCCGAGATCCTCGGCAAGGAGGACGCGAAGCTCTACGCCGACTTCCACGAGATGCTCGACTACCTTACCACCGGCCCGGCCGACGTCAATGACCTGCTCGCCAAGGCCCTCAAGACCGGCGAGATCAACCTCCGCGCGATGGAGCTGCTCGACGCCGCCAACACCGGCGCGTACGGGCACCCCGAGCCAACCCAGGTGCGCATCACCCCCGTCAAGGGCAAGTGCATTCTGGTCTCGGGCCACGACCTGAGAGACCTCGACGAATTGCTCAAGCAGACCGAGGGCAAGGGGATCAACGTCTACACGCACGGCGAGATGCTGCCCTGCAACGCGTATCCGGGCCTGAAGAAGTACAAGCACCTGGCGGGCAACTACGGCGGCGCCTGGCAGAACCAGCGGACCGAGTTCGACGAGTTTCCCGGCCCGATCGTCATGACGACGAACTGCATCATGAAGCCCAAGGACAGCTACAAGGACCGCGTCTTCACGCTCGGCCTGGTCGGCTGGCCCGGCGTCAAGCACATCGACGACCGCAACTTCGCGCCGGTCATCGCCTCCGCGCTGGCCCAGCCGGGCTTTGCCGCCGATGCGCCGGCCAAGTACATCACCGTCGGCTTCGGGCACAACGCGGTGATGAACGCCGCCGGCAAGGTGATCGACCTGGTCAAGGCGGGCAAGATCCGCCATTTCTACCTGATCGGCGGCTGTGACGGGGCCAAGCCCGGCCGCAACTACTACACCGAATTCGCCGAGGAGGTCCCGGACGACTGCGTGATCCTGACGCTGGCGTGCGGCAAGTACCGCTTCAACAAGCTCGAATTCGGCGACATCGACGGCATCCCGAGACTGCTCGACGTCGGGCAGTGCAACGACGCCTACTCGGCGGTGCAGATCGCGGTGGCGCTGGCGGGTGCGTTCAACTGCGGCGTCAATGATCTGCCGCTTTCGCTGATTCTCTCGTGGTTCGAGCAGAAGGCGGTGGCGATCCTGTTGACGCTGCTGCACCTGGGCGTCAAAGACATCCGGCTTGGACCGAGCCTGCCGGCCTTCGTTACGCCGGACGTGCTCAACGTGCTCGTCGAGAAGTTCGACATCAAGCCGATCGGCGATGTGAAAGACGATATCGCCGCCACGCTCGCCACGTGA
- a CDS encoding permease: protein MLDVLRQIALDFWSVFAEMSPYLLFGFFVAGLLSMLVSRKMVERHLGGPGLLPLFKAAIFGVPLPLCSCGVIPVSMSLRKQGASKGATLSFLLSTPQTGVDSILVTYSLLGPVFAIFRPLVALVTGVVGGLLVNLFGRDAAVPVEPADPPGNGSPNPTWRKKFLDGMKYAFVTLPHDIGKPLLLGLAIAAIISALTPDDFFADKLGRGLPAMLVMMAVGIPIYVCASASVPVAAALILKGLSPGAALVFLMTGPATNAAGLTTIWNVMGRRTALLYLATVAGCALGAGLLLDALVYNTTIEVVSHAHQMLPPAVEHLSAFALLALLAYAFAGRLRRRPT from the coding sequence GTGCTTGACGTACTGCGTCAGATTGCGTTGGATTTCTGGTCGGTCTTCGCGGAGATGTCGCCGTATCTGCTGTTCGGCTTCTTCGTGGCGGGCCTGCTGTCGATGCTGGTTTCGCGGAAGATGGTCGAGCGACACCTCGGCGGTCCCGGCCTGCTGCCGCTATTCAAGGCGGCGATCTTTGGCGTGCCGCTGCCGCTGTGCTCGTGCGGCGTGATCCCCGTCTCGATGTCGTTGCGCAAGCAGGGCGCGAGCAAGGGCGCGACCCTGTCGTTCCTGTTGTCCACGCCGCAGACGGGAGTGGACAGTATTCTGGTGACGTACAGTCTGCTCGGCCCGGTCTTTGCGATCTTCCGGCCGCTCGTGGCCCTGGTGACGGGCGTCGTGGGCGGGTTGCTCGTCAATCTCTTCGGGCGGGACGCTGCCGTTCCCGTCGAACCGGCCGATCCGCCCGGCAACGGCTCGCCGAATCCCACATGGAGGAAGAAGTTTCTCGACGGGATGAAATATGCCTTCGTGACCCTGCCGCACGATATCGGCAAGCCCTTGCTGCTGGGCCTGGCGATTGCGGCGATCATCTCGGCGCTGACGCCCGACGATTTCTTCGCCGACAAGCTCGGACGAGGACTGCCCGCCATGCTGGTGATGATGGCGGTGGGCATTCCGATCTACGTCTGTGCGTCGGCGTCGGTGCCGGTCGCGGCGGCGCTGATCCTCAAGGGCCTCAGCCCCGGCGCGGCCCTGGTGTTCCTGATGACCGGTCCGGCCACGAACGCCGCCGGCTTGACCACCATCTGGAACGTGATGGGCCGGCGCACGGCGCTGCTCTACCTGGCCACCGTGGCCGGCTGCGCCCTCGGCGCCGGCCTGCTGCTCGACGCTCTGGTCTACAACACGACGATCGAGGTCGTCTCCCACGCTCACCAGATGCTCCCGCCGGCCGTCGAGCACCTCTCCGCCTTCGCGCTGCTGGCCCTGCTCGCCTACGCCTTCGCCGGCCGCCTGCGCCGCCGGCCCACCTGA
- a CDS encoding ATP-binding protein, protein MAVRNIVKIDEEKCNGCGQCVTACAEGAIKIINGKAKLVSETYCDGLGACLGHCPQDAITIEQREAPEFDEEATKAHLAREGKPEPAFACPGLAMHQFEAAAKAGPADDVEAPAVPSQLGHWPIQLKLVARTAPYFADADLLLAADCVPFAMGDFHQRFLKGRSVAMGCPKLDDAQFYIEKLADILGANTIRSLTVVHMEVPCCSGLTRVAREAVARSGRLNDFQDVTVSLRGDVIRSETVEVESGVASRA, encoded by the coding sequence ATGGCAGTACGAAACATCGTAAAGATCGATGAGGAGAAGTGCAACGGCTGCGGCCAGTGCGTCACCGCCTGCGCCGAAGGCGCGATCAAGATCATCAACGGCAAGGCCAAACTGGTCAGCGAAACCTACTGCGACGGACTGGGGGCGTGCCTGGGGCACTGCCCCCAGGACGCCATCACGATCGAGCAGCGGGAGGCGCCTGAGTTCGACGAAGAGGCGACCAAGGCCCATCTGGCGCGCGAGGGCAAGCCGGAACCGGCGTTCGCCTGTCCGGGTCTGGCGATGCACCAGTTCGAGGCCGCTGCGAAGGCGGGGCCTGCCGACGACGTTGAGGCCCCGGCGGTCCCGTCGCAACTGGGACACTGGCCCATCCAGTTGAAGCTGGTGGCGCGGACGGCGCCGTATTTCGCCGACGCGGACCTGCTGCTGGCGGCCGATTGCGTGCCGTTTGCGATGGGCGATTTCCACCAGCGGTTCCTCAAAGGCCGCAGCGTGGCGATGGGCTGCCCGAAGCTCGACGACGCTCAGTTCTACATCGAGAAGCTGGCCGATATCCTCGGCGCCAATACGATCCGCTCGCTGACCGTGGTGCATATGGAAGTGCCGTGCTGCTCCGGCCTGACGCGCGTGGCCCGCGAGGCCGTCGCACGGAGCGGCCGACTGAACGATTTCCAGGACGTCACGGTCTCACTTCGGGGCGACGTGATTCGAAGCGAGACGGTGGAAGTCGAGAGTGGGGTGGCGAGCCGTGCTTGA